A window of the Loxodonta africana isolate mLoxAfr1 chromosome 3, mLoxAfr1.hap2, whole genome shotgun sequence genome harbors these coding sequences:
- the AKR1A1 gene encoding aldo-keto reductase family 1 member A1 isoform X1, producing the protein MMTSHVLLHTGQKMPLIGLGTWKSEPGQVKEAIKYALRVGYRHIDCAAIYGNEAEIGEALKENVGPGKEVLREHLFVTSKLWNTKHHPEDVEPALRKTLADLQLEYLDLYLMHWPYAFEQGDNPFPKNADGTIRYDPTHYKETWKALETLVAKGLVRALGLSNFNSRQIDDVLSVASVRPAVLQVECHPYLAQKELIAHCHARGLEVTAYSPLGSSDRAWRDPDEPVLLEDPVVLALAEKYGRSPAQVLLRWQVQRKVVSIPKSITPSRILQNIQVFDFTFSPEEMKQLDGLNKNWRYIVPMLTVDGKRVPRDAGHPLYPFNDPY; encoded by the exons ATGATGACTTCCCATGTCCTCCTGCATACTGGGCAGAAGATGCCTCTCATTGGACTGGGCACCTGGAAGAGTGAGCCTGGCCAG GTGAAAGAAGCTATTAAGTATGCCTTGAGAGTTGGCTACCGCCACATTGACTGTGCTGCTATCTATGGCAATGAGGCTGAGATTGGAGAGGCCCTGAAGGAGAACGTGGGACCAGGCAAG GAGGTGTTACGGGAGCATCTGTTTGTGACATCTAAGCTGTGGAACACCAAACACCACCCTGAGGATGTGGAACCTGCCCTCCGGAAGACCCTGGCCGATCTCCAGCTGGAGTATTTGGACCTGTACCTGATGCACTGGCCTTATGCCTTTGA GCAGGGAGACAACCCCTTCCCTAAGAATGCGGATGGGACGATACGCTATGACCCCACCCACTACAAGGAGACCTGGAAGGCTCTAGAGACACTGGTGGCCAAGGGGCTGGTGCGGGCACTGGGCCTGTCCAACTTCAACAGCCGGCAGATCGACGATGTGCTCAGTGTGGCCTCTGTGCGTCCAGCTGTCCTGCAG GTGGAATGCCACCCATACCTGGCTCAGAAGGAGCTGATTGCTCACTGCCATGCACGTGGTCTGGAGGTGACTGCTTATAGCCCTCTGGGCTCCTCTGATCGTGCTTGGCGGGATCCTGATGAGCCTGTCCTGCTTGAGGATCCAGTGGTCCTGGCACTGGCTGAAAAATATGGCCGGTCTCCAGCTCAGGTCTTGCTCAG ATGGCAGGTCCAGAGGAAAGTGGTGTCCATTCCCAAGAGTATAACTCCTTCCCGAATCCTTCAGAACATTCAG GTGTTTGACTTCACCTTCAGCCCAGAAGAGATGAAACAGTTAGATGGTTTGAACAAAAATTGGCGATACATTGTGCCCATGCTTACG
- the AKR1A1 gene encoding aldo-keto reductase family 1 member A1 isoform X2, producing MALVKEAIKYALRVGYRHIDCAAIYGNEAEIGEALKENVGPGKEVLREHLFVTSKLWNTKHHPEDVEPALRKTLADLQLEYLDLYLMHWPYAFEQGDNPFPKNADGTIRYDPTHYKETWKALETLVAKGLVRALGLSNFNSRQIDDVLSVASVRPAVLQVECHPYLAQKELIAHCHARGLEVTAYSPLGSSDRAWRDPDEPVLLEDPVVLALAEKYGRSPAQVLLRWQVQRKVVSIPKSITPSRILQNIQVFDFTFSPEEMKQLDGLNKNWRYIVPMLTVDGKRVPRDAGHPLYPFNDPY from the exons ATGGCCCTG GTGAAAGAAGCTATTAAGTATGCCTTGAGAGTTGGCTACCGCCACATTGACTGTGCTGCTATCTATGGCAATGAGGCTGAGATTGGAGAGGCCCTGAAGGAGAACGTGGGACCAGGCAAG GAGGTGTTACGGGAGCATCTGTTTGTGACATCTAAGCTGTGGAACACCAAACACCACCCTGAGGATGTGGAACCTGCCCTCCGGAAGACCCTGGCCGATCTCCAGCTGGAGTATTTGGACCTGTACCTGATGCACTGGCCTTATGCCTTTGA GCAGGGAGACAACCCCTTCCCTAAGAATGCGGATGGGACGATACGCTATGACCCCACCCACTACAAGGAGACCTGGAAGGCTCTAGAGACACTGGTGGCCAAGGGGCTGGTGCGGGCACTGGGCCTGTCCAACTTCAACAGCCGGCAGATCGACGATGTGCTCAGTGTGGCCTCTGTGCGTCCAGCTGTCCTGCAG GTGGAATGCCACCCATACCTGGCTCAGAAGGAGCTGATTGCTCACTGCCATGCACGTGGTCTGGAGGTGACTGCTTATAGCCCTCTGGGCTCCTCTGATCGTGCTTGGCGGGATCCTGATGAGCCTGTCCTGCTTGAGGATCCAGTGGTCCTGGCACTGGCTGAAAAATATGGCCGGTCTCCAGCTCAGGTCTTGCTCAG ATGGCAGGTCCAGAGGAAAGTGGTGTCCATTCCCAAGAGTATAACTCCTTCCCGAATCCTTCAGAACATTCAG GTGTTTGACTTCACCTTCAGCCCAGAAGAGATGAAACAGTTAGATGGTTTGAACAAAAATTGGCGATACATTGTGCCCATGCTTACG